The following coding sequences lie in one Effusibacillus lacus genomic window:
- a CDS encoding 3D domain-containing protein yields MDIPSWRIGLLTGIAFLSLSGNPHAVAMAPTPNKEATATVAAHPAVPVFSYDVQPGDTLWKIVQRFQIDLDQLVETNPSVNLKKLGQGIRLNIPGNPTTANPIQPVLAIRKEGAFSRSGEPLRYSRVLNCKLTAYTAGPESTGKRPGDPAYGITYSGKQAAEGRTIAVDPQLIPIGSKVYIEGIGYRVAEDTGGAVKGEHIDVFFNDIHTALEFGVQKGIPVYVLEK; encoded by the coding sequence ATGGACATCCCCAGTTGGAGGATTGGCCTGCTGACGGGTATTGCTTTTCTATCCCTGTCCGGCAATCCCCATGCGGTTGCGATGGCCCCTACTCCCAATAAGGAAGCCACAGCAACTGTAGCCGCACATCCTGCGGTACCTGTTTTTTCGTACGACGTACAACCCGGGGATACACTTTGGAAAATCGTTCAGCGATTCCAAATTGATCTTGATCAACTCGTGGAAACCAACCCTTCCGTCAATTTGAAAAAATTGGGCCAAGGCATACGATTGAACATTCCTGGCAATCCGACCACAGCCAATCCGATTCAACCGGTTCTCGCCATTCGGAAAGAAGGGGCTTTCAGCCGTTCCGGAGAACCGCTTCGGTACAGCAGGGTCTTGAACTGCAAACTGACAGCCTATACGGCCGGTCCGGAATCAACAGGCAAGCGACCCGGTGACCCTGCATACGGCATTACGTATTCCGGCAAACAGGCGGCAGAAGGTCGAACCATCGCGGTGGACCCCCAGTTGATTCCGATTGGAAGTAAAGTATACATTGAGGGAATTGGCTATCGTGTTGCGGAAGATACGGGAGGCGCCGTTAAGGGAGAGCATATTGATGTGTTTTTCAATGATATCCATACCGCCCTTGAGTTTGGCGTACAAAAAGGGATTCCCGTATACGTCTTGGAGAAATAG
- the megL gene encoding methionine gamma-lyase, with protein sequence MSNQWKGYTTKLLHEGHRPEPVTGALTQPIYQTSTFVFSDADQGAARFGGTEEGYMYSRLGNPTVDTLAERIAVLENGEMGLAFGSGMAAISHVMMALVKSGDHIIASDALYGCSFALFQSILSERFGVNVSFVDTSSVDKVEAAVRPETTVLYLETPANPTMKLSDIQALSRLAKAKNIKVLVDNTFMSPYLQRPLELGADVVIHSATKYIGGHGDVVGGLAVGPKELMSKIKRSFLKDLGGVMGPFDAFLLLRGLKTLTLRVERHCSNAMEVAEFLKGHPAVDQVYYPGLSDFPQYNLAKKQMHGFGGTLSFVVKGGLEKGRAVMNSVRLCQLAVSLGDVHTLIQHPASMTHAVIPKEERLKVGITDGLVRLSVGIEDVNDIIEDLDQALSKHA encoded by the coding sequence ATGTCCAATCAGTGGAAGGGATATACAACCAAACTGCTTCATGAAGGACACCGTCCGGAACCGGTTACCGGTGCTTTGACACAACCCATCTATCAGACCTCCACATTTGTTTTCTCCGATGCGGATCAAGGGGCTGCCAGATTTGGCGGAACGGAAGAGGGGTATATGTACTCCAGACTCGGCAACCCGACGGTTGACACTTTGGCGGAACGAATTGCTGTACTGGAAAATGGGGAAATGGGCCTTGCATTCGGTTCCGGAATGGCGGCAATCTCCCATGTAATGATGGCGTTGGTCAAGTCGGGGGATCATATAATTGCATCCGACGCCTTGTACGGCTGCAGTTTTGCCCTGTTTCAAAGCATCCTGTCCGAGCGGTTTGGCGTGAATGTTTCGTTTGTTGATACATCGAGTGTTGACAAAGTGGAAGCTGCCGTCCGCCCGGAGACAACAGTTTTGTACCTCGAAACGCCCGCCAATCCGACCATGAAATTGTCAGATATTCAAGCACTGTCCAGACTGGCAAAAGCCAAAAACATCAAAGTGCTTGTAGACAACACGTTCATGTCTCCCTACTTGCAGCGCCCGTTGGAACTTGGTGCGGATGTTGTGATCCATTCGGCAACCAAATACATTGGCGGTCACGGGGATGTGGTGGGAGGCCTGGCGGTCGGCCCCAAGGAACTGATGAGCAAGATCAAGCGTTCTTTCTTAAAGGATCTTGGCGGGGTCATGGGGCCGTTCGATGCATTTCTGCTGCTGCGGGGACTTAAAACACTAACGTTGAGGGTGGAGCGGCACTGTTCCAATGCGATGGAAGTGGCTGAGTTCTTAAAGGGCCATCCTGCAGTGGATCAGGTTTACTATCCGGGACTTTCTGATTTTCCGCAGTATAATCTCGCGAAAAAGCAGATGCATGGATTTGGCGGCACTTTGAGTTTTGTAGTGAAAGGCGGTTTGGAGAAAGGGCGTGCCGTTATGAACTCGGTTCGTCTCTGCCAACTGGCGGTGTCATTGGGAGATGTGCATACCCTGATTCAGCACCCGGCTTCCATGACCCATGCTGTAATCCCGAAAGAGGAAAGGTTGAAAGTTGGGATTACGGATGGACTGGTTCGTTTGTCGGTAGGAATCGAAGATGTGAACGATATTATTGAGGACTTGGACCAGGCACTGTCAAAACACGCATGA
- a CDS encoding ABC transporter permease: protein MRPFLKKYFRLMRIAWLILVEYRGETFFYMFGSFVTPFVTLAVWLAVTGEGQIGGYGSGDFIRYFLAAMFVMRLTISWDVWELDAQIREGTFSSYLVRPFNPIHWRITENLVYKVFYLALMVVAWGVAWIFFPVVRLDLTWLQVAAVVLAISFAAAIRYMLGYCVGLLAFWTNRSVAIFSLIDGIGYFLRGMIAPLPLLPPFVQSIAEMSPFYWMLGFPADLMTRPWAQLDVRQGFLIQGMWLALFLLLYVWMWRQGLKKYGAVGG, encoded by the coding sequence ATGCGACCGTTCCTTAAGAAGTATTTCCGGTTGATGCGGATCGCCTGGCTGATCCTGGTGGAATACCGGGGAGAGACTTTCTTCTATATGTTTGGGTCGTTCGTAACGCCATTCGTGACTCTGGCCGTGTGGCTCGCGGTCACGGGGGAAGGGCAGATTGGCGGATACGGCAGCGGCGACTTTATCCGGTACTTTCTTGCGGCCATGTTCGTGATGCGGCTGACCATTTCATGGGATGTATGGGAATTGGATGCACAAATAAGGGAAGGGACTTTTTCCTCTTATCTGGTTCGGCCTTTTAACCCGATCCATTGGCGGATCACGGAGAATCTGGTATATAAAGTTTTCTATCTTGCATTAATGGTTGTGGCGTGGGGAGTTGCCTGGATCTTCTTCCCGGTGGTACGGCTGGACCTGACGTGGCTGCAAGTGGCGGCGGTGGTGTTAGCAATCTCCTTTGCGGCAGCAATCCGGTACATGTTGGGATATTGTGTGGGACTCCTGGCGTTTTGGACCAACCGGTCTGTGGCCATCTTTTCGCTGATTGACGGAATCGGGTATTTTCTACGGGGGATGATTGCCCCGCTGCCGCTGCTTCCTCCCTTTGTCCAAAGCATTGCGGAGATGAGCCCGTTTTATTGGATGCTGGGATTTCCTGCCGATCTGATGACCCGTCCCTGGGCGCAATTGGATGTTCGTCAGGGCTTCCTGATACAGGGGATGTGGCTTGCGTTGTTCTTGCTTCTTTATGTCTGGATGTGGCGACAGGGATTGAAAAAATACGGCGCGGTGGGAGGGTAA
- a CDS encoding ABC transporter permease, which produces MSGIIRHIRILREFLRAAIVEEMEYRSQFVSNLLTTLFGVAMAVLTVQVFFYQTGSLGGWGFYEVLILLGIFNVLQGFVDMVLRPNIGRIVQHIRKGTLDFILTKPVDSQFFISFRHIVIWKVFDILMGFLIVGVGIYGAGLPLEPVGVLLFLVLMLASVVTLYSLWIGVMTLSFWFVKVENISFLFSSFFETGRYPVQLYRGWLRFLLTYVFPVAVMTTFPAASLIGKLEPSQVLVSAGVAVLTFSLTRLFWKRALRFYTSASS; this is translated from the coding sequence ATGTCGGGGATCATCAGACATATTCGGATTCTGCGTGAATTTCTCCGTGCCGCCATAGTTGAGGAAATGGAATACAGGTCCCAATTTGTATCCAATCTGCTGACCACTTTGTTCGGTGTTGCCATGGCCGTGTTGACGGTTCAGGTGTTTTTTTACCAGACGGGAAGCCTTGGCGGATGGGGATTCTATGAAGTCCTTATCCTGCTGGGCATCTTCAATGTCCTGCAGGGTTTTGTCGACATGGTTTTGCGGCCGAACATTGGCCGGATTGTCCAGCATATCCGCAAAGGAACCCTGGACTTTATTCTAACCAAGCCGGTGGACAGCCAATTTTTCATTTCCTTTCGGCACATCGTCATCTGGAAAGTGTTCGATATTCTGATGGGTTTCCTGATTGTCGGCGTGGGCATATATGGAGCTGGGCTCCCTCTTGAACCTGTTGGGGTGCTGCTGTTCCTGGTGTTGATGCTGGCCTCGGTGGTCACCCTCTATTCCTTGTGGATAGGTGTGATGACACTCTCCTTCTGGTTTGTGAAGGTGGAGAACATCTCGTTTCTGTTCTCTTCATTCTTTGAAACAGGCCGCTATCCGGTTCAATTGTATCGGGGATGGCTGAGGTTCCTGCTGACTTATGTGTTTCCCGTGGCGGTTATGACCACTTTTCCGGCAGCCTCCCTGATTGGAAAACTGGAACCCAGTCAAGTGTTGGTTTCGGCAGGGGTTGCGGTGCTGACGTTTTCTTTGACCCGACTGTTCTGGAAACGGGCGCTTCGTTTTTACACTTCGGCAAGCAGCTAG